A single genomic interval of uncultured Sphaerochaeta sp. harbors:
- a CDS encoding tail fiber assembly protein: protein MSNRYWKINDELYIGDPFGEAVEITEKEFKAISLEKSIEKERQKRDSLLKEVVDRLNPMRWELLSEDQKQAWREYRQALLDVPQQEGFPNNITWPEVPDDRQL, encoded by the coding sequence TTGAGTAATAGATATTGGAAAATTAATGATGAGCTATATATCGGGGACCCCTTCGGGGAAGCTGTTGAAATTACGGAAAAAGAATTCAAGGCAATTTCACTGGAGAAGTCAATCGAAAAAGAAAGACAGAAAAGAGACTCCTTGTTAAAGGAAGTAGTAGATAGACTCAACCCCATGCGTTGGGAGCTTCTATCAGAAGACCAGAAACAAGCTTGGAGGGAATACAGGCAAGCCTTACTTGATGTCCCGCAACAGGAGGGATTCCCGAACAATATCACTTGGCCAGAGGTACCTGATGATAGACAGCTTTGA
- a CDS encoding type II restriction endonuclease: MENQWLVSKAIQSVGESQLAFCKFLSPNDTGETNSHQYGIHISMEAVPILFDTPSVRGHNRERSVVIKWQDDFETTSRFKYYGERTRNEHRITRFGQGFPFLHPEHTGDLFVLCKHSDDFYEGFVFSTEEEIDTFLGSYGMSPTDVGKLITNVPTLDLNIAQSIDQFIEGLTDEFPSSNIMSEATRRILESFQSNPMIDPDELIVAYTQLEYKIFQRLEQVRYSSFLNRGFSSVDEFVEAANTVLNRRKSRAGRSLEKHLSAIFTSHKLEFEEQVKTEGNKRPDFIFPDAASYHDFSFPASNLVSLASKTTCKDRWRQILNEANRIDTKHLFTLQQSISSQQIAEMVEEHVTLIVPSAHIKTFAPLVRDKIWTLSNFISFIKEKQGIV, from the coding sequence ATGGAAAATCAATGGTTGGTATCAAAGGCGATTCAGTCAGTGGGGGAATCTCAACTAGCGTTTTGTAAATTTCTTAGTCCCAATGATACTGGAGAAACAAATTCGCATCAGTATGGTATACATATCTCGATGGAAGCTGTTCCGATACTTTTTGATACGCCTAGCGTAAGAGGCCATAACAGGGAAAGATCCGTTGTTATAAAATGGCAAGATGATTTTGAAACGACCAGTAGGTTTAAATACTATGGTGAACGGACAAGAAATGAACATCGTATAACAAGATTCGGGCAAGGCTTTCCCTTTTTACATCCTGAGCACACGGGGGACTTGTTTGTATTATGCAAGCATTCGGACGATTTTTATGAAGGGTTTGTGTTTTCTACTGAAGAGGAGATTGATACTTTTCTTGGTTCATATGGGATGAGCCCTACTGATGTGGGGAAACTTATAACAAATGTCCCAACATTAGATTTAAATATTGCACAGAGCATCGATCAGTTTATTGAAGGGTTAACAGATGAATTCCCTTCGTCCAATATAATGTCTGAAGCTACCCGTAGGATTTTGGAGTCTTTCCAGAGTAATCCTATGATTGATCCAGATGAGCTCATAGTTGCTTATACACAGCTAGAATACAAGATTTTTCAAAGACTTGAGCAAGTCAGATATAGTAGTTTTTTAAACCGAGGGTTTTCTAGTGTTGATGAATTTGTGGAGGCTGCAAACACAGTATTGAATCGTAGAAAGAGTAGGGCAGGCAGATCGTTGGAGAAACATCTATCAGCCATATTTACGTCGCACAAATTGGAGTTTGAGGAACAGGTAAAGACTGAAGGCAACAAGCGACCGGATTTTATATTTCCTGATGCAGCCTCATACCATGATTTTTCATTCCCTGCTTCCAATCTGGTTTCACTTGCCTCAAAAACCACATGCAAGGATCGCTGGAGGCAGATCCTCAACGAAGCAAATCGCATAGATACAAAACATTTATTTACATTGCAACAGAGTATCTCAAGCCAGCAGATTGCAGAGATGGTTGAGGAACATGTTACACTCATTGTTCCTTCTGCCCATATCAAAACATTTGCTCCCTTAGTAAGAGACAAGATATGGACACTATCGAATTTCATTTCCTTCATCAAGGAAAAGCAAGGGATTGTATGA
- a CDS encoding IS110 family transposase: MGNKQREEKIEQLSVGVDLHKSQLTICVMGEDGELLEEGMYRTTTEGYQAFVQRMHEWEDERGCSVAMAVETTGNARYFKNRMEGEGFSVVVVNTNKFKVISQSTKKNDRGDAATLAYYLGKDMLPESHLADQSSEELRRMIKCRSLLVSSTVKMKNQIHGMLLGYGITTKAAQLQSNKKRQALVKDLADQGFTEAAASLEVILGIIEGVQEQIKVLEKRLREMTRDDEDVQLLMTIPGVGFLTASAIAAYTKDLDKRFCGDFKRFASYVGIVPSVHNSNETVHMGRITKHGPQELRTALVQATMGMIRLSKITGEWRLITDYRAMKTGKGSGKSIIATTRKLARIIFAMLHNREPFNPALMVRNKCLFTVEEVIGA, translated from the coding sequence ATGGGCAACAAGCAGCGAGAAGAGAAGATTGAACAGTTGAGCGTAGGGGTCGACCTGCACAAGAGCCAGCTCACCATCTGTGTGATGGGAGAGGACGGGGAGCTGTTGGAGGAAGGGATGTACCGGACCACGACGGAGGGCTACCAGGCATTTGTGCAGAGGATGCATGAGTGGGAGGACGAGCGGGGATGCTCGGTCGCCATGGCGGTGGAGACCACCGGCAATGCACGGTACTTCAAGAACCGGATGGAAGGCGAGGGGTTCTCCGTGGTTGTGGTGAACACCAACAAGTTCAAGGTGATCAGCCAGAGCACCAAGAAGAACGACAGAGGGGATGCTGCAACGCTGGCCTACTACCTGGGCAAGGACATGCTGCCGGAAAGCCACCTGGCGGACCAGAGCAGCGAGGAGCTCAGGAGGATGATCAAGTGCAGGAGCCTTTTGGTGAGCAGCACGGTGAAGATGAAGAACCAGATCCACGGGATGCTGCTCGGCTACGGGATCACGACCAAGGCAGCCCAGCTGCAGAGCAATAAAAAGCGGCAGGCCCTGGTTAAAGATCTCGCGGATCAAGGTTTTACAGAGGCCGCCGCATCACTCGAGGTGATACTTGGCATTATAGAAGGTGTGCAGGAGCAAATCAAGGTCCTGGAGAAGCGCCTTCGGGAGATGACCAGGGACGACGAGGATGTGCAGCTGCTGATGACCATCCCGGGTGTCGGGTTCCTGACGGCCAGCGCAATCGCCGCCTACACCAAGGACCTGGACAAGAGGTTCTGCGGGGATTTCAAGCGATTCGCCTCGTACGTGGGCATCGTGCCCTCGGTGCACAACTCCAACGAGACGGTGCACATGGGCAGGATAACCAAGCACGGCCCGCAGGAGCTGAGAACAGCACTCGTGCAGGCCACAATGGGCATGATACGGCTCTCCAAGATAACCGGTGAATGGAGGCTGATAACCGATTACCGGGCAATGAAGACGGGCAAGGGTTCCGGCAAGTCAATCATTGCAACGACCAGGAAATTGGCGAGAATCATCTTTGCCATGCTCCACAACAGGGAACCGTTCAATCCAGCCTTAATGGTGAGGAACAAGTGTCTGTTCACCGTCGAGGAGGTCATAGGGGCTTGA
- a CDS encoding DUF4393 domain-containing protein, which translates to MDNPNLSISPKDVSEIVKTAKEVLPQTVSETDGAISTMVGLFNNVVLYPVKRANIYYRYKLECFEKDLRQRMEQVPADNICEPKISIAGPTLEALKYTYDEQDLREMYVNLLASSMDSAKTKDAHPSFVEIIKRMDPLDARLMKQISIRTEYIRIINSKISCVDDGTYFVNAIPEWFTGITIPGYDIFQISTSLVRLDKLGIIDLLTHQRTKDKDKDTQIYHDLEQSESLQNILNTIKSIFPDKNIILSSTKSLLSVNEYGKQFIRCCI; encoded by the coding sequence ATGGACAACCCCAATTTATCAATATCCCCCAAAGATGTAAGCGAGATAGTGAAGACAGCAAAAGAGGTCCTTCCTCAGACGGTTTCTGAAACAGATGGGGCTATCTCTACAATGGTAGGTCTGTTCAATAACGTTGTATTGTATCCAGTTAAGAGAGCAAATATTTATTATAGATATAAGTTGGAGTGTTTTGAGAAGGATTTGAGACAGCGCATGGAGCAAGTTCCTGCAGATAATATCTGTGAACCAAAAATATCAATTGCTGGTCCGACCCTTGAGGCTCTGAAATATACATATGATGAGCAAGACCTGCGAGAGATGTACGTAAATCTTTTGGCCTCTTCAATGGATTCTGCAAAAACAAAAGATGCTCACCCTTCTTTTGTAGAAATAATAAAACGGATGGATCCTCTTGATGCCAGACTTATGAAACAAATTTCTATTAGAACTGAATATATTCGAATTATTAATTCAAAAATCTCATGTGTTGATGATGGCACATATTTTGTGAATGCTATACCGGAATGGTTTACGGGAATCACAATTCCTGGGTATGATATTTTCCAGATATCTACAAGTTTAGTAAGATTAGATAAATTAGGTATTATTGATTTATTAACCCATCAAAGAACAAAAGATAAAGACAAGGATACTCAAATTTATCATGACCTAGAGCAATCAGAAAGCCTCCAAAACATACTAAATACGATTAAATCAATTTTCCCGGACAAGAACATCATACTTTCATCTACCAAAAGCCTCTTGAGTGTAAATGAATATGGGAAACAATTTATTAGATGCTGCATATAA
- a CDS encoding collagen-like protein, which yields MAIGIGQITITDVQDGALPQAEYASSISATTPPTTGWGSSVPAPQTGYYIWKRERLAYADGTYTAWDAPIRVTGDKGDSGPKGETGEQGPQGLPGQDYNMRIGDWEISTIGQGYDFLFPPIPTGMDILEVKIYQMDLGSNVRLLCNGNIVAPLNGTDGTTTWLTIPIPVAYMNFDSDNILRIEHDGGDADWGHVYKVALQYAKKGPQGDAARAITLSASSSVINMSSRGELKTQEIEITCNPSNLPIENAVWTATDEGSLAQIEVAEGVFDPYKRVLDCSLVTGDSTLIQVSINYDGDLYTGILGISKVSDGTPTPMYLEALNGLPFSTEEGPLIPGDFFLYVGPYNGPNSDPGDTGINPPYAEPNEFIYGRIYEYKGNSTWEESRKSEHFAAAQKDALDIAKNSGKYLYVAVIAAQLGLFLDLVIAGILRSANYTESSSGVPTAGFMLDGIKGLIKALGLEAYSAMIYGNLEASGFRTLQEEGGTTIGVSTISPTIWKHSEMEALIASQDTLATLSGTIEGFSFTKATRRSNQRVLLASHGYESESISAGETHYFTQLYPSKVFGLSFKCEFSGYYKGLYSNRGYWAFVAEANSNLTSAHFIRSMGESYAVNASYSFPSSAYTNFTIKHYSGALWGNRGSHVDYHKVWTNQVFTGLVLVNGETSYKVIEPEPSAYYSNSKTWTIGSYNQNSIDNYCSGTDFYNKFSSLAVGADGFCDGGQIRVNGTLYTVTRLTKNANSITFYTSGGVITVNKFQEGTSVGVYTSLAVTQAIKFKAVAGGVEVKHIFPWGTQAGSPGSYDIGTANERFNTAWLNIIDALNDVRFRKNLTVDRNISADYLNGNTVSAGNGNFTIGNFTHCAFNESSPTYYRIINSQAGSHVFASSSASVRTSATGWTKRKELYCRASGVITVVFTITSETSQQPQGRIYVNGVARGTIRTGASQQSVTFSENISVSYGDLVQLYARRADTSGTRYYSVSNFKLQSKYPNNYNFTGDLN from the coding sequence ATGGCAATTGGTATTGGACAGATAACAATTACAGACGTACAGGATGGGGCTCTCCCGCAGGCAGAGTACGCCTCCTCCATTTCGGCTACGACCCCGCCTACTACAGGGTGGGGGTCCTCTGTCCCAGCACCACAAACAGGATATTATATATGGAAGCGTGAAAGGCTTGCCTACGCTGATGGGACCTATACCGCTTGGGATGCCCCTATCAGGGTTACCGGGGACAAGGGCGATAGTGGCCCGAAAGGCGAAACTGGGGAACAAGGTCCTCAAGGGTTACCCGGCCAAGATTACAACATGAGGATAGGGGATTGGGAAATATCCACAATCGGACAAGGGTACGACTTTTTGTTCCCTCCTATCCCTACAGGAATGGATATCCTAGAAGTTAAGATCTACCAGATGGATCTTGGTTCCAATGTAAGGCTTCTATGCAATGGGAACATCGTTGCGCCTCTCAATGGGACAGACGGCACGACGACTTGGCTGACGATTCCAATCCCTGTTGCATATATGAATTTTGATTCTGACAATATACTCAGGATTGAGCATGATGGTGGCGATGCTGATTGGGGACATGTTTATAAGGTTGCACTCCAGTATGCAAAAAAAGGTCCCCAAGGGGATGCGGCAAGAGCAATAACATTGAGCGCTTCCTCTTCAGTAATCAATATGTCATCCAGAGGTGAACTGAAGACCCAGGAAATCGAAATAACTTGCAACCCGTCAAACCTTCCGATAGAGAATGCGGTCTGGACGGCCACAGACGAAGGAAGCCTTGCTCAAATCGAAGTTGCGGAGGGAGTGTTTGATCCATATAAGCGTGTATTGGACTGTTCCTTGGTAACAGGGGACTCAACGCTCATCCAGGTATCCATCAATTACGATGGAGATCTTTATACTGGTATATTGGGAATCTCAAAAGTATCGGATGGTACTCCTACCCCAATGTACCTAGAGGCACTCAACGGACTTCCTTTTAGCACTGAAGAAGGACCACTCATCCCTGGCGATTTCTTCTTGTATGTAGGACCCTACAATGGCCCGAATTCAGACCCAGGGGATACTGGAATAAATCCACCTTATGCTGAACCAAATGAGTTTATCTATGGAAGGATATATGAGTACAAGGGGAATTCAACTTGGGAAGAATCCAGAAAGAGTGAACACTTTGCGGCAGCACAAAAAGATGCTCTTGATATCGCCAAGAACTCAGGAAAGTATCTCTATGTTGCTGTGATAGCCGCTCAGCTCGGCTTGTTCTTGGACTTAGTGATTGCCGGTATTCTTCGAAGCGCGAATTACACCGAAAGCTCTTCCGGTGTACCCACTGCTGGATTCATGTTGGATGGTATCAAAGGTCTGATAAAGGCGCTTGGACTTGAAGCCTATTCAGCAATGATATATGGCAATTTAGAGGCTAGCGGTTTCCGTACCCTCCAAGAAGAGGGCGGTACTACTATAGGGGTTTCTACAATTTCTCCCACAATCTGGAAACACTCCGAAATGGAAGCCTTGATTGCCAGTCAAGATACACTGGCTACGCTGTCAGGTACGATTGAAGGATTCAGTTTCACAAAGGCAACCAGAAGAAGTAACCAAAGAGTTTTACTCGCTAGTCATGGATATGAGAGTGAATCCATTAGTGCAGGCGAGACACATTATTTCACTCAGCTATACCCATCAAAAGTTTTTGGGTTGTCTTTTAAATGCGAATTTTCTGGGTACTATAAAGGGCTATATTCTAATCGTGGATACTGGGCGTTCGTTGCTGAAGCGAATTCAAATCTTACTTCTGCACATTTCATCAGGAGCATGGGCGAAAGTTATGCTGTAAACGCATCATATTCTTTCCCTTCATCTGCATATACCAATTTTACCATCAAACATTATTCTGGAGCACTCTGGGGTAATCGTGGCTCTCATGTTGATTATCATAAAGTCTGGACAAACCAAGTTTTTACCGGCCTTGTCTTAGTGAATGGAGAAACATCATACAAAGTAATCGAGCCAGAACCCAGCGCATACTATTCCAATTCCAAGACATGGACCATCGGTTCTTACAATCAAAACAGCATTGACAACTACTGTTCCGGTACTGATTTCTACAATAAGTTTTCCAGTCTCGCAGTAGGTGCTGATGGTTTCTGTGATGGCGGACAGATACGGGTAAACGGGACACTGTACACCGTTACCAGACTCACCAAGAATGCCAACTCGATTACCTTCTATACCTCTGGTGGAGTGATCACCGTAAACAAGTTCCAAGAAGGAACGAGCGTTGGTGTATACACCTCACTTGCAGTTACCCAAGCAATCAAATTTAAGGCGGTCGCAGGAGGCGTCGAGGTCAAGCACATCTTCCCTTGGGGAACGCAGGCGGGGAGTCCCGGGAGTTATGATATTGGGACTGCTAATGAACGTTTTAATACTGCTTGGTTAAATATTATTGATGCTCTCAATGATGTGAGGTTTAGGAAGAACCTCACAGTTGATAGGAATATATCTGCGGATTATCTTAATGGTAATACTGTCAGTGCAGGTAATGGCAATTTCACCATTGGAAATTTCACCCATTGCGCATTTAACGAATCTTCTCCTACTTACTATAGAATTATAAATTCACAAGCAGGTAGCCATGTCTTCGCTTCATCTTCTGCATCTGTGAGAACAAGCGCAACTGGTTGGACTAAGCGAAAAGAGTTGTATTGTAGAGCTTCTGGTGTCATTACCGTAGTGTTCACAATAACCTCTGAAACGTCTCAACAGCCCCAGGGGAGAATATATGTAAATGGAGTTGCTAGGGGTACTATACGTACAGGTGCATCCCAGCAGTCGGTAACATTCTCTGAAAATATTTCTGTTTCATACGGTGATTTGGTGCAGTTATATGCTAGGAGAGCAGATACTTCGGGTACTCGATATTACTCTGTTTCTAATTTCAAACTACAAAGTAAATACCCAAATAACTACAACTTTACAGGAGACTTGAATTGA
- the pepF gene encoding oligoendopeptidase F, with translation MSIQTRADQLEQDTWDLTSLFADAADWEAATEAMKQRIAEAPGLKGSLEKGKDSFLATMRWYEETGILLERIYNWAFLGYASDASDNTNVKRYSLSASLLSQLSAAMAFFDPELLGIADEIIDGYLSDKDFAPYRVYIEKARRFKPHVLSEGEERLLALQSEVASTPRSTFSDLTNVDFDFGEIDGKPLTQSSLSSFLMQEDRAVRERAYRQFYAVYEKSKHAIARLYEGQVKQDIFRAKARGYESCREMALFPDNVPVSVYDNLIKAVHDALPTLHRYYRMRANLLGLEKLSHWDVYVPLIKGVTSETPYEEAVSMIGSALAPLGSEYVQTITDGLTKDRWVDRYENKGKRSGAFSSGTFTSKPYILLNYKEDVLRDVFTVAHEGGHSMHSYYSAKNNPYFHYDYTIFEAEVASTFNEQLLAKYLIDHATDDRMKAYIIGKQIDDIVATLFRQTMFAEYEMIIHREAEAGVPITLELLRSEYRMLLELYFGDAVSFAEESDLEGLRIPHFYSPFYVYKYATGLSASIALSKKVLNGTEQDRQSYLEFLRSGGSLYPIESLRKAGVDMQKEEPVKDALSTFSSLLAQAERLLS, from the coding sequence ATGAGTATACAGACACGAGCAGATCAACTTGAGCAGGATACCTGGGACCTTACCAGCCTCTTTGCAGATGCTGCAGACTGGGAAGCAGCAACGGAAGCGATGAAACAACGTATCGCTGAGGCTCCTGGTTTGAAGGGCTCCCTTGAGAAAGGAAAGGATTCATTCCTGGCTACCATGAGATGGTACGAAGAAACCGGTATTCTTCTGGAACGAATTTATAACTGGGCTTTCCTGGGGTATGCATCCGATGCCTCTGATAACACCAATGTCAAACGATACAGCCTATCGGCCAGTCTTCTGAGTCAACTCTCAGCTGCCATGGCATTCTTTGACCCTGAACTGCTCGGTATTGCAGATGAGATTATTGATGGATACCTGAGTGATAAGGACTTTGCTCCCTACCGTGTCTATATTGAGAAAGCAAGACGGTTCAAACCCCATGTGCTGAGTGAGGGGGAGGAGCGTCTCCTCGCTCTGCAAAGCGAAGTTGCTTCCACACCACGGTCCACGTTCAGCGACCTAACCAATGTTGATTTTGACTTTGGTGAGATCGATGGGAAACCCCTCACCCAGAGCTCCTTGAGCTCGTTCCTCATGCAAGAGGATAGAGCAGTGAGGGAACGGGCTTACAGACAGTTCTATGCGGTGTATGAAAAGAGCAAGCATGCCATTGCAAGGCTCTACGAGGGACAGGTAAAGCAGGACATCTTCCGGGCCAAGGCAAGAGGATATGAGAGTTGCAGGGAGATGGCACTCTTCCCGGACAATGTTCCGGTATCCGTATATGACAACCTGATCAAGGCTGTCCACGATGCACTCCCTACCCTTCATCGTTACTACAGGATGAGAGCGAATCTCCTTGGCTTGGAGAAACTCTCCCATTGGGATGTCTATGTTCCCCTGATAAAGGGAGTAACCAGTGAAACCCCTTATGAAGAGGCAGTCTCCATGATTGGGTCAGCACTTGCACCGCTTGGCAGTGAGTATGTACAGACCATCACTGATGGGCTGACAAAGGACAGATGGGTAGACCGCTATGAGAACAAAGGCAAACGAAGCGGTGCATTCAGCAGCGGTACATTTACCAGCAAGCCCTATATTCTCCTTAACTACAAGGAGGACGTGCTACGTGATGTCTTTACGGTAGCCCATGAAGGCGGACACTCAATGCATAGCTATTACAGTGCAAAGAATAATCCCTATTTCCACTATGACTATACCATTTTCGAGGCTGAGGTCGCCTCGACCTTCAATGAGCAACTACTGGCCAAATATTTGATCGACCATGCAACTGATGATCGGATGAAAGCCTATATCATCGGAAAACAGATTGATGACATTGTGGCTACACTCTTCAGGCAGACGATGTTTGCCGAGTATGAGATGATCATCCACAGGGAAGCCGAAGCTGGCGTACCGATCACCCTGGAGTTACTGAGAAGCGAGTACCGCATGCTGCTGGAGCTGTACTTCGGGGACGCAGTATCTTTTGCAGAGGAGAGCGACCTGGAAGGATTGAGAATACCACACTTCTACAGTCCGTTCTATGTCTACAAGTATGCGACAGGATTAAGTGCTTCCATCGCCCTCAGTAAGAAAGTGCTCAATGGGACAGAGCAAGACAGGCAGTCGTACCTCGAATTCCTTCGTAGTGGAGGCAGCCTCTACCCCATCGAATCACTACGGAAAGCTGGTGTCGATATGCAGAAGGAAGAGCCGGTAAAGGATGCTCTTTCCACCTTCTCATCCCTTTTGGCCCAGGCGGAAAGACTGCTCTCGTAA
- a CDS encoding tyrosine-type recombinase/integrase, which produces MLVQVQSTALNNPFLFKKLGREGFFFFILPLEFMNESTQKSTHLMEKGKMKGTFTLTRLNGIWQYYTYDENGKRRKYSTGLNKKSAAYAYCLLLAQQGALIPSRKEKLTFREFAEPFWIWGKCPIVTDKILRGYKFSQTLCRNNRHSMGKNILPTFGDYLLTDITPDMVNRWLLSMIKVRIIKDKKYPPLANSTANKMLRMLREMLDVAVQQGLLATNPAKSVHKLADNYKRRGCFTLDEARLILNDREAWRSPLAWLGSYTAAMTGMREGEIRALKSGDIKGDHILVRHSFDVTVGVKSTKADKPRHVPIPPALRSALLFYAPKRGFIFSLDGGEHPVNPDHLLDNLYFRMKDLGIDYKRKRLCFHSWRHFFNTRLIASGIQGEVTRAIVGHESEDMTELYLHLTASDMEVVAKVQEELGKVVG; this is translated from the coding sequence GTGCTGGTTCAAGTCCAGTCTACCGCACTCAATAACCCTTTTCTGTTTAAGAAATTAGGCAGGGAAGGGTTTTTCTTTTTTATCCTTCCTCTGGAATTTATGAATGAGTCTACTCAAAAGTCTACTCATCTTATGGAGAAAGGGAAAATGAAAGGAACATTCACACTGACAAGATTAAATGGAATTTGGCAGTACTATACATACGACGAAAATGGGAAACGTCGAAAATATAGTACAGGACTTAACAAGAAAAGCGCTGCATATGCATATTGTCTATTGCTAGCTCAACAAGGGGCCCTTATCCCTAGTCGGAAAGAAAAATTGACTTTTAGGGAGTTCGCCGAGCCTTTCTGGATCTGGGGCAAATGCCCTATTGTAACTGATAAGATACTGAGGGGTTATAAATTTTCTCAGACCCTTTGCCGCAATAATCGTCATAGCATGGGAAAAAATATTCTACCGACTTTCGGAGATTACCTTCTCACGGACATCACGCCGGACATGGTTAATCGCTGGCTTCTGAGTATGATCAAGGTAAGGATCATTAAGGATAAGAAATACCCTCCCTTAGCAAACAGCACAGCGAATAAGATGTTGCGAATGTTGCGCGAAATGCTAGATGTAGCTGTACAGCAAGGATTGTTGGCAACAAATCCAGCTAAAAGCGTCCATAAGCTAGCTGACAATTATAAAAGGCGCGGTTGCTTTACTCTAGACGAAGCCCGCTTGATTCTGAATGACAGAGAGGCATGGAGATCTCCTCTGGCTTGGTTGGGGTCATATACGGCAGCTATGACAGGAATGCGTGAAGGTGAGATAAGAGCACTCAAGTCGGGAGACATAAAAGGCGACCATATCCTCGTTCGACATTCTTTTGATGTAACAGTTGGAGTCAAATCCACGAAGGCGGACAAACCACGACATGTCCCAATCCCGCCTGCTCTCAGGAGTGCATTGCTCTTCTATGCACCTAAACGAGGATTCATCTTCAGTCTTGATGGCGGGGAGCATCCGGTCAACCCTGATCATCTATTGGATAACCTTTATTTCCGAATGAAAGATCTAGGCATAGATTACAAACGTAAACGGCTATGCTTCCATAGTTGGCGCCATTTCTTCAACACACGCCTGATTGCATCAGGTATCCAGGGAGAGGTGACCCGGGCAATAGTTGGTCACGAAAGCGAGGACATGACTGAGCTATATCTGCATCTGACCGCCAGTGATATGGAGGTAGTTGCCAAGGTGCAAGAGGAATTGGGAAAGGTGGTAGGATAG
- the dcm gene encoding DNA (cytosine-5-)-methyltransferase: protein MSKQLHIRIDDRIYDTLSEYAMVSGKTIQDCVTDALVALFNDTYREATTATAKFSFIDLFAGIGGMRLAFENNGGQCVFSCEWDKYCQKTYFDNFGVVPHGDIKQVYEKDIPNHDILVAGFPCQPFSIAGVSKKNSLGRATGFLDNTQGTLFFDVVRILNEKRPRAFLLENVKNLKSHDKGRTWKVIMETLDKLDYAVFPQVLDGQSYVPQHRERVFIVGFDKKRYGEDISFDFDLRKPEAKPVFKDILDADVDPRYTLSDKLWQYLQDYARKHQAKGNGFGFGLTSLDGVSRTLSARYYKDGSEILIPQEGKNPRRLTPRECAKLQGYPESFKITVSDTQAYKQFGNSVVVPLVSAIAEKIVAKLDDLTENAYGSINNGKSMVGIKGDSVSGGISTSVL, encoded by the coding sequence ATGTCAAAACAGCTTCACATCCGTATAGATGATAGAATCTACGATACTTTGTCCGAATATGCAATGGTTTCAGGGAAAACAATCCAAGATTGTGTGACAGATGCCTTGGTGGCTTTGTTCAATGATACTTACAGGGAAGCGACAACTGCAACTGCCAAATTCTCATTTATCGATCTTTTCGCTGGAATTGGCGGAATGCGATTGGCATTCGAGAACAATGGTGGACAATGTGTCTTTTCCTGTGAATGGGACAAGTATTGTCAGAAAACCTATTTTGATAATTTCGGTGTGGTCCCGCATGGTGACATAAAGCAGGTATATGAAAAGGATATCCCCAATCATGATATTCTTGTGGCAGGTTTCCCATGCCAACCGTTTTCCATTGCCGGGGTATCCAAGAAGAACAGCCTTGGAAGGGCAACCGGATTTCTTGACAATACCCAAGGGACCCTGTTCTTTGACGTGGTAAGGATATTGAACGAGAAACGTCCCCGGGCTTTCCTTTTGGAAAATGTGAAGAACCTAAAGAGCCATGACAAGGGAAGAACTTGGAAGGTGATCATGGAAACGCTCGATAAACTGGACTATGCAGTTTTCCCACAAGTGCTGGATGGGCAATCCTACGTCCCCCAACACAGGGAACGAGTGTTCATTGTTGGGTTCGACAAGAAGCGATATGGAGAAGATATATCTTTTGATTTTGATCTGCGAAAGCCAGAAGCAAAGCCTGTGTTCAAGGATATCCTCGATGCTGATGTCGATCCAAGATATACCCTATCGGATAAGCTCTGGCAGTATCTACAAGATTATGCCCGCAAGCATCAAGCAAAAGGGAATGGTTTTGGCTTTGGATTGACTTCATTGGATGGCGTTAGCAGAACTTTGAGTGCCAGGTACTACAAGGACGGCTCCGAGATACTGATTCCACAGGAAGGGAAGAACCCAAGAAGACTCACCCCGAGAGAATGTGCAAAACTTCAGGGTTATCCAGAGTCATTCAAGATCACCGTATCTGACACCCAAGCTTACAAACAGTTTGGGAATTCAGTTGTTGTCCCATTGGTTTCAGCCATTGCAGAAAAAATTGTTGCGAAACTTGATGATTTGACCGAGAATGCCTATGGGAGCATCAATAATGGAAAATCAATGGTTGGTATCAAAGGCGATTCAGTCAGTGGGGGAATCTCAACTAGCGTTTTGTAA